From Ictalurus punctatus breed USDA103 chromosome 26, Coco_2.0, whole genome shotgun sequence:
tcttccgtctggccactctaccatacaggcctgattggtggagtgctgcagagatggttgttcttctggaaggttctcctctctccacagacacactctggagctctgtcagagtgaccatcgggtttttggtcacctccctgactaaggcctttctcccccgatcgctcagtttggccgggtggtcagctctaggaagagtcctggtggttccagacttcttccatttacggatgattgAGTCCACTGTgatcattgggaccttcaatgctgcagaaatgtttctgtacccttccccagatcagTGCCTCGATACagtcctgtctcggaggtctacagacagttccttggactccatggcttggtttgtgctctgacatgcagtgttaactgtgggaccttatacagacaggtgtgtgcctttccgaatcatgtccaatcaactgaatttatcACAGGTGCACTCTGATcacgttgtagaaacatctaaggatgatcagtggaaacaggatgcacctgagctcaattttgagtgtcatggcaaagggtgtgaatacttctatacatgtgcttttttgtttttttatttttaataaatttgtaaagatttgaaacaaacttctttcacgtggtcattatggggtgttgtttgtagaattttgaggaaaataatgaattgaatccattttggaataagactgtaacatcaCACAATGTGgagaaagtgaagcgctgtgaacaCTCTCCGGATGCACTATATTTTCATGGCCAAGTTCCAGAGCACAGTCCGTCATCTGTAGTTCTGTTTCACAATCCTGTAACTGCTGCAGAGTAAATATTGAACAAGTGTGTCATATGTTTACAGATTGGAGTAGTCCAAACTTTTGGATCGCTCCACAGGTAAACTGATGTTATGTTGATATTTACTAGTTTGTGTTTAAGGTACAATAACAaccttatattatattattattatactactcTTTAATCATAATAGGCAACACAGAATACTTGGATgtgtaaattcttttttttttaaataaggtttGAACAAATCCAATACCAAGTCCATCCATAAGGTCATGGACCCAGTGACTGGAACGTCCCTCAGGAATTTCCATTTAGACACACATATGACGTAGTTCTAGTCGAGGTTTGGGAGTTCAGCAGGGTTTAAAAGTATGGCAGAACGAACCTCTGAAAAAGAGAGAAGCACCTTAGGTATGTTCTATTGTTATCTTTCATTTACATGTTCTTTTGAGCTGTGCATCTTTGGGAACAAGAATATGAacttaaaacataaatataatggACAGTATGTGTAAAAAAGATCATGTTTTCTCAGAATGTACAGGTGTCTAGGGTCAAATCCACAATCTCTTTACAATCAAGGCATCGTTTTCTTGGAAAAATGTCAGAAGAGACCAAAATGGTTGTATGTCATAGTGTaattactgtattttaattagCTCTTgcttttatctttttatttaatctcattCAGTTCGCTGTGTTTGAAggaaacatgttttatttttttttagtttaaaagtcattgtttttgtttgtctttttctaGGACATGGTTTTTCCCTtgtcagtgttgtgtgtgcTCCCCCTGCTGGTTGGGAGTACTCCTGGTTCTCAGGAACTGTTTCCATCAGACTGCTCTGATGTCTACACTAACGGACAAACACTCAGTGGAGTGTACACAATCTACCCTACAGCAGAAACACCTGTCCAGGTGTACTGCGACATGGGATGTATGGGAAACGTAGCAGAAGATGGGAACTGGACGGTAGGTTTAGATGTGTGTCTCCTTTACAGGAATTATATAGTTGCACTTTTTTACATACAAGTTTTCTAACATTATTTCCATTTAAGTGAAATGTAATCCAGAGCAGTTTTGTGTGATAAACTCTCAGACCAACCTCAAAATAAACACTAGTGCCTGTGATTGCGCTAAAGTGTTGAACGTTACCTTCACACCAGGTgtttcagaggagaatggatggCAGTGTGAACTTCTACAGACCATGGGGATACTACAAGAAAGGGTTTGGGAACAAGTACGGAGAATACTGGCTAGGTGAGAAACTACAGCACAGATCACTCACTGGGATTTAATTACCGAATGAAAGACAGACCTACTACATTCACAAATTTTATTAAAGTAGatttagaaacaaaaatattagacTGTTAGAAATGATGTATACAGTAGATGCCAGTTAAACACTTAACCTTTAAGTTATTGACATAGGTGAGGGGTCACTTCTTCACCAAAAgcttgttgtggataaaaatgacatgaaataaacacgagggaggcctagtatgagtaatatgtaattttattgaaaattcacatgactggtgggtgcgtaatcgtgaggagagcggtagggggaagaaaatggggggcgtcctggggacatgggatagccAGCAAGGGTGAAATAAGGAGAATACAGAGAATAAGgtggactgacaggtgagaagagggaagaatggtcagagcccagatcagagaaggcgatatcatcctcagactgaaagctgtaGGGAGGGTCAGGCAGAGGGTCTGTTTGtgcccctccagtaaaggagagaaggaaaaatgacgacgggcatctagacacacagaagcggtattaggcggatattgacgaattggattcacactttaagatctttaagagtaacacactatggtttattagtcacagagaaatagaagagctgaggagtgcaggctgagaaacacacacactctcgtacagtcaagggcgggcgtgcagacataacacacacaaaggccccaatgcacacacataacattatgagataacaacatgagaccaaggtctctctaaattgttttctctttctcccactttcaatcctaatggtagtcagaaagtcctctttcaaaacatcatggtaaatttgataagcctttttttaaacatcatggtaatgtagatgagctctttttttaaccctattggtattgatctCGTGaagtggaaataaaatctggacccttgcttcttctcactcacggctggtgtctttttttctatctccaactgggttcacagatgtgagtatttgcttctatgttgaattttaagtgtctttgggtaataggcaaaattttCAGTGTTTAAGTGATGTTTTGTTAAATCCGGTGTAAATGATTTCATCATGACCGCTGCAGTCGACCTGCACATTTGATTCAAGCTCATAGGTCTATTTTTAACATTCAATTAAAATCCCCATATTTCATATAAATACTGTGaggtttttaaatataatttattagcACAGATACAGCAACGtaattattatccatccatcccttttctatactgcttaaaGTTTTTCTATTGTTTGATATTGAAAATGCCAAATGCTTAAGCTCAATGCTTCCCCCGTGCGGCCACACAGAGTAACACACTTTATTGTCTTTTTACTTTGTGAAATGGGGCATTTAATCTaccctgtctttctttctttctatctttctttctttctttctttctttctttctttctttctttctttctgcctttctttctttctgtctttcgcATGGTTTGTTTTGCAATTTCACACTTTTCATTTCacactttatttttgtctttctttctttcagcatTTGTGTACTACAAATAGCCTCTGCGTTATATATAGTTTTGCATTTGAACCTGACTTTACATAAATATCTTTCATCATATGATATTGCTTTTTACCCCTAGGATTAGAACACATCTACCAACTCACACGTAAGAGGAAATATGAGCTGAAAGTGGACCTGCAGGATTTTGATGGAGTGTCGGTTTACGCTCGCTATTCTTCCTTCTCTATAGAATCTGAAGCTGATGGCTACAAACTCCATGTTAGCGGTTTCATCAATGGGGGTGCAGGTAAGGGAGAGTCAGAGATATCTCTGGATATCTACAGACAAGAAGGAGGATGAACATTGAAATgcaataatgtaatataatacagAGAGTCTGTAGTGACCGGTTCTGCCATCTGCAGGTGATTCTATGGCGACAAACAACGGACAGAAATTCTCCACCTTTGATAAAGACCAGGACTCGAATGCAGAGGGGAACTGTGCTAAATCCTACCTCGGGGGTTTTTGGTACAGTCAGTGCCACCATACTAACCCTAACGGGATATACCTGTGGGGACGTGACAGCACTTATTACGCCATCGGGAATGTCTGGAACCACTGGAGAGGCTATGATTATGGTCTCAA
This genomic window contains:
- the LOC108258789 gene encoding microfibril-associated glycoprotein 4 isoform X4, translating into MVFPLSVLCVLPLLVGSTPGSQELFPSDCSDVYTNGQTLSGVYTIYPTAETPVQVYCDMGCMGNVAEDGNWTVFQRRMDGSVNFYRPWGYYKKGFGNKYGEYWLGLEHIYQLTRKRKYELKVDLQDFDGVSVYARYSSFSIESEADGYKLHVSGFINGGAGDSMATNNGQKFSTFDKDQDSNAEGNCAKSYLGGFWYSQCHHTNPNGIYLWGRDSTYYAIGNVWNHWRGYDYGLKYIAMKIRPVSAAQ
- the LOC108258789 gene encoding microfibril-associated glycoprotein 4 isoform X1, which produces MSEETKMVVCHSDMVFPLSVLCVLPLLVGSTPGSQELFPSDCSDVYTNGQTLSGVYTIYPTAETPVQVYCDMGCMGNVAEDGNWTVFQRRMDGSVNFYRPWGYYKKGFGNKYGEYWLGLEHIYQLTRKRKYELKVDLQDFDGVSVYARYSSFSIESEADGYKLHVSGFINGGAGDSMATNNGQKFSTFDKDQDSNAEGNCAKSYLGGFWYSQCHHTNPNGIYLWGRDSTYYAIGNVWNHWRGYDYGLKYIAMKIRPVSAAQ
- the LOC108258789 gene encoding microfibril-associated glycoprotein 4 isoform X3; its protein translation is MSEETKMDMVFPLSVLCVLPLLVGSTPGSQELFPSDCSDVYTNGQTLSGVYTIYPTAETPVQVYCDMGCMGNVAEDGNWTVFQRRMDGSVNFYRPWGYYKKGFGNKYGEYWLGLEHIYQLTRKRKYELKVDLQDFDGVSVYARYSSFSIESEADGYKLHVSGFINGGAGDSMATNNGQKFSTFDKDQDSNAEGNCAKSYLGGFWYSQCHHTNPNGIYLWGRDSTYYAIGNVWNHWRGYDYGLKYIAMKIRPVSAAQ
- the LOC108258789 gene encoding microfibril-associated glycoprotein 4 isoform X2, encoding MSEETKMVDMVFPLSVLCVLPLLVGSTPGSQELFPSDCSDVYTNGQTLSGVYTIYPTAETPVQVYCDMGCMGNVAEDGNWTVFQRRMDGSVNFYRPWGYYKKGFGNKYGEYWLGLEHIYQLTRKRKYELKVDLQDFDGVSVYARYSSFSIESEADGYKLHVSGFINGGAGDSMATNNGQKFSTFDKDQDSNAEGNCAKSYLGGFWYSQCHHTNPNGIYLWGRDSTYYAIGNVWNHWRGYDYGLKYIAMKIRPVSAAQ